The window GGGACAAAGCGTGGCGAGCGCCTGATCGAGATTGCCGAGCGTGGCGGAGAGGCCCCAAGTTCGTAGTTGTGGGTTGAACTGCCGCAGTCGCGCGATGCCAAGCTCGGCCTGGACGCCGCGCTTCGTGCTCATCAGTTCGTGCCACTCGTCGACGATCACGCTTTGCAGGCCGGTGAACGATTGCCGGGCATTCGGGTAGCTCAGCAGCACACTCAAGGACTCGGGCGTGGTCACCAAGACTGTCGGCAGCCGGTCACGCTGACGCTTGCGGACCGACTGGGACGTGTCGCTGGTACGCAGCTCGACCGACCAGTCCAGCCCGGCCGCTTCGATCATCCGTGTCAGTGCGTGGGCCGTGTCGTTCGCCAACGCCCGCATCGGCGTGATCCAAAGCACCGCGTGCGGCTCACCGCGCGAGCGCTTTCGCGGTGGCGTGACTTCACGCTGCAATCGTTCCGCCAACGGTCCGCCAAACACGCTGAGCGTCTTGCCGCTGCCCGTCGGCGCATGCACGAGCCCACTGCGGCCATCGAGGAAGTACCGCCACGCTTCGAGTTGAAATACAAACGGCGTCCACCCACGCTCGGCGAACAACTTCTCGAGTGGCGCGGTCGCGGACACGCACCATGGTACGGATCACCGCAGAAGCCCGCGCTCACGCAGGTAGTTCAGCACCAGCGTGTCGAAGCCGACGGCGGTGGAGGTGAACAGGTACGTGCCGCCACGGCGGGTGACGTAGTCCTTGACCGCGAGGCAATAGGCGTTGAGGTTGGCCTTGTACTTTTTCATCAGCGGACCGTTGACGCTGATCTCGGCGGTATCGCCGTCTTCGAGGTCGACGAGTTTCAGGTCACCCTTGAGCTCTGGGTCGATCTCCTGCGGGCTCAGGGCGTGAATGGCATAGAGGTCGAGGTTGCGCGTGGCGAGGTACTTCAGGCCGGACTCGAAGCCTTGCTTGTCGAAGAAGTCGCTGATGACCACGCACACGCCCTTGCCGCGGTTGGCGAGGGCGAACCGCTTGCACGCCGCGGCGAAGTCGCCGCCGTCGGTCGGTTGGAGCTTGTCGAGGAAGTCGACGACGCGGCGGACCTGCCGCCGACCGCGCAAGTGGCCGGTGTCCGACTCGACGCCGTCGCCGAGCGCGACGACCTTCACGCGGTTGTAGTTCACCAGCCCGACGTACCCGAGGGCCGCGGCGACCTGCTTCATGTAGAACGCCTTGTTCGGCTCGCCATAGTCACAGCTCTTGCTCACGTCGACCAGCACGTACAACGCCAGATCTTCTTCCTCGAGAAACAACTTGAGGAAAAGCTTGTCGAGGCGGGCGTAGATGTTCCAGTCGATGAAGCGCAGGTCATCGCCGATGACGTAGTTGCGAAAGTCGGCGAACTCGACTGACTGCCCCCGGCGCTTGCTGCGGCGTTCGCCCTTGAGTTTGCCATTGAGAATCTTGCGCGACATGACGTCGAGCCGATCGAGCTTGGCCATGAAGCCCGGATCGAGGGCAAGCTTCGGCTGCTTGGAAATCGGAAGGGTTGACGTGTCGAGCTGAGTCATACGGCGTGGGCGTCAAGGTACAGCATGCGCTTCGCGAGGAAAGTTGCGTCTCCCTTGAGCCGCGGGCTGTCAGCCCGCGGCTCGGACATCACACGTTCAAATCGGCATCGTGCTTGATCTCGTACCGGTCGCGGATCGGTTGCACGACTTGCTCGACGAAGCGCTGGGTTTGCAGCGGAGCGCGGCCGATGTACTTGCTCGGGTCCATGACGTTGGCGAGGTCGACGCCGGCGAAGGCGGCGTCGCCGCAGAGACGGTCGAGGAGGTCGTTGGGTTTGCCGTGTTGCTTGACCTGCTCGGCAGCGGCCATGCTGTGTTGGCGGATCTTCTCGTGCAGTTCCTGGCGATCGCCGCCCTGCTGGACGGCGGCCATGAGGATGTCCTCGGTGGCCATGAACGGCAGTTCGTCGTGGACGTAGCGCGTCACCGTGGCCGGGTAGACGGCCATGCCGCGGGCGACGTTGAGGACGATCCGCAGGCAGCCGTCGATCGCGAGCAGCATCTCCGGCAACGCGAGGCGTTTGTTTGAACTGTCATCGAGCGTCCGCTCCATCCACTGCTCGGCGGCGGTTTGAAATGGACTATCCATCAGGCTGATCACGAACCGCGCCAGGCCCGTCGCACGCTCGCAGCGCATCGGGTTGCGTTTGTACGCCATCGCGCTGCTGCCGATCTGGCTTGTCTCGAACGGCTCCTCGACCTGCTTGAGGTTCGCGAGCAGGCGGATGTCGTTGGCGAACTTGTGGACACTCGCCGCGATCCCACCGAGGTCGGCGGCGATGCGGTGGTCTACCTTGCGCGGGTAAGTCTGCCCCGTCACCACGAACGACTTTTCGAAGCCGAACTCGGCAGTCACGCGGCGGTCGAGCTCGTCGACCTTGTCACCGTCGCCGTTGAAGAGAGAAAGGAAGGACGCCTGCGTGCCGGTCGTCCCTTTGACGCCGCGGAACTGGAGCGCGTCGATGCGGTGTTCGATCTCGGCCAGATCGTCGGCGAAGTCCTGAGCCCAGAGCGTGGCGCGTTTGCCCACGGTCGTGAGCTGGGCCGGTTGGTAGTGCGTGTAGCCGAGCGTGGGCAGGTCCTTCCACTCCAACGCGAAGTCACCGAGCGCTGCGACGACCGACGCGAGTTGCTGCGCGACGTGTCGCAACGCTCCGCGCAGAATGATCAGCTCCGCATTGTCGACGACGTACTGGCTTGTCGCGCCGAGGTGGATGATCCCCTTGGCCGCCGGGGCGGCCTCCTCGAAGGTGTGGACGTGGGCCATCACGTCGTGCCGCAGCTTCTTCTCGAACTCCGCCGCACGGTCGAAGTCGATGTCGTCTTTTGCCGCTTCCATCTGCGTGATCGCGTCGGCGGAGATGCGTTCAATGCCGAGTTCGCGCTCGTGCTTCGCCAACGCGATCCACAGCCGCCGCCAAAGCCCGATGCGATGCCGGGCCGAGAGCAGCTTGAGCATCTCCGGCCCCGCGTTACGAGCCGCCAGAGGTGAGACGAACGTGTCGTGCGAATCTTGGTGTGCATCCGGCATGGGAGCGGCTACTTTAGCCGCATGGGTTTGGACACCGTTGAACTTGTGATGTCGGTCGAGGAGCGGTTCGGGATTTCGATTTCTGATCCGGTGGCCGAACGTGTCATGTCCGTCGGCGATCTGTTCGTGCTGGTTTGCCAACTCACCGGCGCGCAGGCAAGCATTGTCTGCCCGTCGGCAGCTGGGTTTCGCGCGCTTCGACGTGACATGCCAATGGTCGGTCGACACCGGCCCGGCCAATCGATCGATACAGCCGTTCCGCGTCGACATCGACGAGAGATCTGGGATCGCCTAGAGGCCAAGCACGGCAAATCGCTCCCAAAACTCACTTGGCGTCGGCACTGGGCATATGCATTGGGATTAGCCTTGCTCGCAGCAGTCACCGGGTTTCTCTGCATGGCGGCCGTCGGATCGACATACGGAATGACGGCGTTTCTCCTGGGGGTGCCGATCGCTGTGGGGCTTTGGCTGGTCGGAACTGCGACAGCCGACCAACCGCCTCACAATGTGGCGACGCTCGGCGATCTCGCGCGACGCTGGCCGTTGCCGAAGGGTTCATGGACACCCAATGGCGTCTGGCCAGAACTGCGTCGACTTGTTTCCGAGCAGGTCGGCATTTCGGAGGAGAACATCACGTCGGAGAAGCAGTTCGTCCGCGATCTCAACATGGACTGATCCATCGTGCCGCGCACCCCTTACCTTGACGCCGAAGTGAAGCGGATTGCGCGGCGGCACCGGCGGCTGCGTCTGATGAAGCTCTGCGTTGTTGCGTTGCTCGTCGGCGGATTGGTGCTGTCGTTTTGGCTGGGGCGCGGCGGCACCGTCTATGACGACGTGGCGCGGTTTGATGGGCACTGGTTCCCGGTCGATCGGGTGGTCGATGGGGACACTTTGCGTGTGCTCGACGGCGGTGAAAGTGTGTCGGTGCGGTTGCTCGGGATCGACACGCCGGAGCCGGGGGCACCGGGCGGAGATCAGGCGACCGACGCGGTGAAACGTGTGCTTGGGGATCGGGTGCTCCTGGACGTGCATGGTCCGCGCACCCGTGACAAGTACGGGCGACTGCTCGCATACGTGTATCTATCCGAGAGCGAGATGCTCAATCGCTTGTTGATCAATGAAGGCTTGGCGTATGCGTATCGACCAAAGGCACACGCGTTCTCCCGGGACTTCGGCACGGCCGAGGCGCGGGCACGAAAGAAGCAACTCGGTCTGTGGGCGACCATCACCGACGAGCAGCAACCGGTTTGGCGGCAGAAGTGGTTGAGCAAGGAAGAGGAGCGACGGAAAGCGGCGCTGATGCCTTGGCAGCGGTGAAGCGGGCATTTACATGGGCGGTTGTGGGGCAGCCTCGAAACTGACTTCAATGCCGTCCGTTGGCCGCGTTGAGGCTCGTGGCTGACGGGGGTGTGTCGTGCGCTTCGATCTTCTGTTTCATCAGCCGGCCGACCTTGAACTTCACGGTACGCTTCTCCGGGACGGCGACCGGTTCGTTGGTCTTGGGATTCTTCGCGCGGCGGGCTGCACGCATCTTGCACTCAAAGACGCCAAAGTCGCGAAACTCGAGTCGATTGCCCTCGGCGAGTTCTTCAATAACCTCGTCGAGAAAGAGCTGAACGACCTGCTTGACGCAAGTCCGCTTCTGTTGCGTCGCGTCGGCGATGCGGTCGATGAGTTCTTTTTTCGTGATCGTCGTGGTGCCATCGTCGCGGACACTTCCCATGAATCACCTCCGCCTGAAAGCGGTTGTCGAAATTCATTGGCGACCGTTGCGAGAGAATCATCCCGCTCGGCCGGCAAGCCATACCCCTAACCAGAGCATGGTGTACCGCGCCGCGATGGCAATTTCTAGCCACGAGCGATTCCGTGCATGATTCTTAGCGCGTCTGGACAAACACCCGCGTCGAGATCGTGCGTCGGTCGGTGCGATCGAAGTTGCCCCGCCGGCTCTGGCGCTGACGGTCATCGAGGCGAATCACGTTGTAAGTCACCACCTCCGAACGGAACCCGGCGAACGCCGCTTCGTCACGATCGGTGCGATCAAACCGGCTCGCCTCCTGCACCGGTCCGAACAACGCGACCTCCGGCGTGAACACCAGGGACCGCGACGGAATCCCCGGCAAATGCTTCACGGCCGCCGGCTCGGCCGGAGGCTGGGCACAGCCGGCAACGGCACACAAACCGAGGAGCATCGCGGTGAGCACTTTCATGCCCGACACCATCAACGACGATGCCACCGCCACGGAAGCCACAAAACCGAAGCCCAAGGCACGCTTATCGCCGACCGGATGCGCCGGATGATGTCATGATGCAACGCCGCCTGTCGGATCAGATTTGGTAGTCCATCACGACGAGCGTCTCCGCCTCGTCCTTGCGGCGTTTCTTGCCGCGCTCCCGGTAACGCAGGCTCGGTGGCTCGGCGGTGACGGTCGTGCGCGGCGGGACGCTCTCGGTAATGAACACGTTGCCGCCGATCGTGCAACCCTGCCCGATGACCGTATCACCCCCGAGAATCGTTGCGCCGGCGTAGACGACGACATTGTCCTCGATCGTCGGATGACGCTTGGTACCACGGATCATCTGGCCGAAGGCCGGCGCGAGCGCCCCCAGTGTGACGCCCTGATAAACCTTGACGCCTGTCCCGATCGCGCAGGTCTCACCGATGACAACGCCGGTGCCGTGGTCGATGAAAAAGCTGTCGCCGATGGTCGCGCCGGGGTGAATGTCCACGCCGGTGCGTGAGTGGGCGTACTCGGTCATCACCCGCGGCAACAGCGGAACGTTGAGCAGGTACAACTCGTGCGCGAGCCGCTGCACGGCGATCGCGAGCAGGCCCGGGTAGCTGAAAATCGTCTCATCCGTGCTGGTCGCGGCCGGGTCGGAATCGAAGGCCGCTTGCACGTCCGTCGCGAGCTTCGCCCGTACCGCCGGCAGCAAGTCGAAGAACTTCTGCACGATCGCGACCGCTTCCGCGTCGCACCGCCGCTCGGTGTCCTCGCAACCGGGCTTGTTCTCGCGATAGCGGAAGCAGTAACGGATCGGCTCGTACAACCGCTCCATCAACTCCGCCACCTGCTCACCGACGCGGAACGGCAGCGTCGCTTCGGTGATCCCCTGCTCACCGAAGTAGCCGGGGAAAGCCAACTCCAACAACCGGTCGGTGCAATCGCACACGACCTCCCGGCTGGGCAGGTACGAAAGGTTCAACCGGGCGAGCGTCGGATGTTCGTGTACCGAGTCGACCAGCTTCCGCACGGTCGCCGGCAATGCGTCGTTGAGTTCCTGCCGAAGCATGTGTGGAGTGTACACGCCGCGCCGGGGCGTTCCCTACCCTGACCGCATGAGCGACGTTCAGGACGCATTGATGATCGGGGTTTCAGGCATGCGGGGCACCATCGGCGGCACCCTCGATCCCGCCACTGTCTCACGCATGGCGGCCGCGTTTGCGGTGTGGATGAAGAAGCAGGTCGACGGCGTCCCCGTCTGCGTGCTGGGCCGGGACTCGCGGCCGTCGGGGCAGTTCGTCCGTGACATCGCCGCCGGCACGCTCAGTGCGTCGGGCGTCCAAGTCATCGACCTCGGCATCGTCACCACACCGGGCGTCGCGCTGATGGTCAAACGCCTTCGCGCGGAGGAGAACATCGCCGGCGGGATGATCGTCACCGCGTCGCACAACCCGATCCAGTGGAACGGGCTCAAAACGCTGACCAAGGACGCCGTCGCCCTGCCGCCCGCTGCGGCCGCAGAGCTACGCGAGTTGTACGATGCCAACGCCTCCGACTTCGTTCGCGTCGAACACGTCACCGCGCCCAAGTCCGACACGACCACCCACGCCGCCCACGTCAAAGCCGTCACCGACTACATCGACATGCTCGGCGTGCAGAGCAAGCGCATCAAAGTTGTCGTCGACTCGGTCAACGGCGCCGGTTGCGTCACCGTCGCGACGATGCTCGGCAAAATGGGCTGCGAGGTCGTGCATCTCAACAGCACGCCCGACGGCCAGTTCCCTCACGAACCCGAGCCGACTGAGGCAAACCTGACCGACTTGTGTACAGCGGTGAAGAAGCACCGCGCCGCCGTCGGTTTCGCGCAAGATCCTGACGCGGATCGCCTTGCCATCGTTGACGAAAACGGCACTTACATCGGCGAAGAGTACTCGCTCGTGCTGGCCGCGATGCATGTCATGCGCAAGAAGCCCGGCAGCGTCGCCGTGACCAACATGAGCACCAGCCGAATGATCGACGACGTCGCCGCGAAATTCGACGGCAAGGTCATACGCACACCCGTCGGCGAGGCGAACGTCATCGACGCGATGCTCGCCAACGACGCCCGCATCGGCGGTGAGGGCAATGGCGGCGTCATCGACCCCCGCATCGTTCCCGGCCGCGACTCGCTCGTCGGCATCGCGTACACCCTGCAACTCATGGCCGACACCGGCAAAACGCTTAGCCAACTTGTCGCCGACATCCCCAGCTACGCCATCGTCAAGGACAAGCTCCCGCTCGCCCAAAAGTCCGACGCCGAGCCGCTCATCGACAAGCTCGCCGCCCACTTCGACAACGAGAACATCAACACCGAGGACGGCCTCCGCGTCGACTGGCCCGATGGCTGGGTGAGCGTCCGCCCGAGCAACACCGAGCCGATCCTCCGCATCATCGCCGAAGCGCCGACCGAGGAAGCCGCGATCGCTCGCATCGCCGAGTGCCGAAAGGTCGCCGGGCTCTAGTCGCCTCGCACCACGTCGATCCAATCGACCTTCAACTCAAACGGCCCGTCTTCGGTGTCGTTGAGATTCAATCCGATCTCGAACGCGCGGGCCGGATCCAACTCGTCGGCATTGACCGAGTTCCCACGCCAGCTCGGTGCGAGATCATCGACGTCGATCGTCACCGTCTGCCATTGCCCGATCCGCTCCGGATCGATCGGCAACTCGCCGCGGTGCGACACCAGCCGGCCACGCCAACGCTGGTCGTCCATCACCATCAGCCGGTATGGCTGCCGACCGTCCGACTTCACCCGCATCACGATCGCCTCGGCCCCCGCCAACGTCCCCGGCTCGATCCGCAACCGCACTGACGAAAACCCGCCGCCATTGGTGTTGATCGAACCGTGGAAACGCATCACACCATCGATGAACTCGACATCGCCGAGCGACCGCCCGCCCATCACGTTGTCGTTGACCATCCGCCATTGGCGATTGGCCTGGGCATCGGTGAAATCGACGAGCCGTGTCCGGTCAGCGGACGCGAGACTCTCGCCATCGCGGTGCTGGGTCTGATCCTCGGCATCGACGGCATCAGCCGCCAACGCCGACCCCGCAGCAAACGCCGCGGCAAGAAGACTGCTCCGTCCAAGCTCATGGAAGTTCAAAGGCATGTCTCACGCGTAGCGAAAACGACGCCGCCGGGAACAGTTTCATCAAAATCGAGCGACACAGCCTGCATATCGCTCACGCAAACCCGAACGAAGAAAAAGGACGAAGAAAAAGGTGTCAGGGTCCTTTTTCGACAGGCTTCTTCGGTCGGCCGCGGCGGATGAGGGTGCTGGCGAGGCCGAGCCGGTCGGCGGCGCCCCGCACCCAGTCGTCTTCGCCGAACGGCCGGCCACGCTTGATGCTGGTCTGCACGGCCGCCGCAGTCTCCTCCGACATCGAGCGGTTGACCTGTCGCCGCCAGTCGGTCGGTGCGGGCACGGGCCAGTCGGCCAACCACGCCACCCGGCGACGTCGCAACGCGAAACTACCCCACGGCCAATCGGCCGCATCGGTCACCAGCCCCGCCCGCACCGCGTTCGCCTCGACGTACCGCGCCACCGTCCAGAACCCACGCTCGCCGCCGGACGCCTCGCCCGGGTCCTGCACCGGGAAGCTCTTGAACCGCCCCTGATAAATCGGCCCCTCGCCGGTGGTCCGCTGTGCCGCCCGGTAACGGTGCGTGTGCGTCAACGCCAGCCAGCCCATCCACGACGAAAGCTGCCCGTCTGCACCCGGCCGCACGAGCAGGTGCCAGTGATTGGGCATCAGGCAACACGCAAAAATCTCCGGCCGCGGCCGACCCTGCTTCGCCTCCCGCTCGATCGACTCGCCGAGCAACGCGAGAAACGCCAGCCAATCCCCCTCCCGCAGAAACAACGGTTCACGCCCCACCCGGCGGTTCAACACATGGTAGATGACGTTCCCGTCCGCAACGCGAGGGGCCCGAGGCATGGGCGAACGCTACCGAGCCGCAGGATCATGTGCAAGAAAAGGACCCTGACACCTTTTTCCGCCCCTTTTTCCGCCTGACACCTTTTTCTGCCCTCACACAACCTTAGCTAAAGCCTAGCACAACTCTTACCCTTATCCCTCGTGGAGACAGGGACATGTGCTACGCTTTGTTCCCTAACCGCTGCGACAAGTTCAACCGTCTCAAACGGAGTGCATCATGACTGAGTTCACGGTTGCGGATCAAATCACTGAATCGATGCCGGGTGGATTGGCAGCGAATGCGGCATGGCACTTCGCGCACCGCTACCTTCCGGGAGCTGTCCGACGGATCGGCTCAAACATGGGGTTTCCGGCTGGCTCCGATTTTCAAGGCCCGGCGGGGAGAGATCAGCTCGATAGCCTGATCTGGCTTCGAGATGAGGCAAAGTCCTCGCTTCGACCAAGACTCGTCGAGGAAGCATGCGAAAATCCATGTCCTAGCTTCTTTTCGACGCGCTGGTTTAGGCGCCAACTCGTACGAGTTGGTCTAACGAAGGAAGAGGCATCAAGCGCGGTCAGGCGCGCATATTATCGCTGTGCTTCTGTTGTCGACACTCTTACGAAGGTTCGATGTTGCGTGTTCAAGGCACAGTACGGGTTTTTCGCATACTATGACGAAATTCTGCGGTCACAGACGGTGTATTTTGCATCGCCAAATGGAGCAGCACAAGAGCGACAGCTTCACAAGCTTATGGAGATATCCGACCTGTCGCGTGAGCCTGAATACGATTACCGCGCGATTGCCAGAGCCAAGAGTGTTGTCAAACAAATGAGAACAAATCCTAAACCGCAAGGAAGCAAAGCTTTTCACGACAGAACGATCGGCATCCTTAAAGTAACGGGGTGGGAAGACGACGCTCTCAGACGAGTTGCAGTCACGGCGTATCGCGAAACACACAGATCTATAGCTGCATTACTCCACGCCGAGTCTGAATCGAACGAAACATACCCAGAGCAGCATTTCGCAGAACTGGTTGTCAAGATTTTCCGTGATGAACTTCTATCTGCAATAGAAGATCGGATGGCACGAAAGTAACGTTTGATATTTTGTTCTTCTACCAGTTACACCAACATCCCCGCCGGCTGTTGGAGCATGTCTCTTAGCGTGCCGAGGAACTTCGCGGCGTCGGCGCCGTCTACGGCTCGGTGGTCGGCGGACAGGGTCACCGTCATGATGCTGCGGGCTTCGAAGTCGCCGGCTTCGTTGACGACGACTCGCTTGGTGGCGCCGCCGATGGCGAGGATGCCGACTTCGGGTGGGTTGACGATGGCCATGAACTCCTTGATGCCCATGGTGCCGAGGTTGGAGACGGTGAAGGTCGCGCCGGTCATCTCGTCGCCCTTGAGCTTCTGCTTGCGGGCCTTGTCGATCAGGTCCTTGGAGCGAAGGCGGATTTCCTTGAGGCCCATCTGATCGATGTTCTTGAGGACCGGGACGATGAGGCCGTCGTCGAGGGCGACGGCCATGCCGAGGTGAACGTCGCCGAACTTCTTGATGGCGTCGCCGGTGAAGTGGGCGTTGAGGCCGGGGTGGGCCTTGAGGGCACAGGCGACGGCCTTGGCGATGACGTCGCCGATGGAGAGGCGGATGCCCTCGGGCTCGAGCATCTTGTTGAGCGCGGCCCGGGCGGCGTTGGCGGCTTCCATGTCGATGTCCATCGACTCGTAGAAGTGCGGGATCGTCTGCTTGGACTGCTGCAGGCGGGCGGCGATGGTCTTGCGCATCTTGGTGAGCGCGACTTCCTCGACCTGGCCAGA of the Planctomycetota bacterium genome contains:
- a CDS encoding DUF58 domain-containing protein, whose protein sequence is MTQLDTSTLPISKQPKLALDPGFMAKLDRLDVMSRKILNGKLKGERRSKRRGQSVEFADFRNYVIGDDLRFIDWNIYARLDKLFLKLFLEEEDLALYVLVDVSKSCDYGEPNKAFYMKQVAAALGYVGLVNYNRVKVVALGDGVESDTGHLRGRRQVRRVVDFLDKLQPTDGGDFAAACKRFALANRGKGVCVVISDFFDKQGFESGLKYLATRNLDLYAIHALSPQEIDPELKGDLKLVDLEDGDTAEISVNGPLMKKYKANLNAYCLAVKDYVTRRGGTYLFTSTAVGFDTLVLNYLRERGLLR
- a CDS encoding dihydrolipoamide acetyltransferase family protein, producing the protein MPAQITMPQQSDTMTEGTLVKWNVAEGDTYNEGDIVAEIETDKATMEMEGPDSDGTIAALLVQEGEAANVGAVLAVVALEGEDVAEVKANAGSGKAASAAAPAEAQHTAEAQVDESAETKAAVVATQALPTNGSANGAPTGRIKASPLARRIAEQKGVDIAALHGNGSGPGGRIVQKDVLDFIDSGKATPAAGASTTDDKLKVAQPVAVLPDRVASGQVEEVALTKMRKTIAARLQQSKQTIPHFYESMDIDMEAANAARAALNKMLEPEGIRLSIGDVIAKAVACALKAHPGLNAHFTGDAIKKFGDVHLGMAVALDDGLIVPVLKNIDQMGLKEIRLRSKDLIDKARKQKLKGDEMTGATFTVSNLGTMGIKEFMAIVNPPEVGILAIGGATKRVVVNEAGDFEARSIMTVTLSADHRAVDGADAAKFLGTLRDMLQQPAGMLV
- the epsC gene encoding serine O-acetyltransferase EpsC, encoding MLRQELNDALPATVRKLVDSVHEHPTLARLNLSYLPSREVVCDCTDRLLELAFPGYFGEQGITEATLPFRVGEQVAELMERLYEPIRYCFRYRENKPGCEDTERRCDAEAVAIVQKFFDLLPAVRAKLATDVQAAFDSDPAATSTDETIFSYPGLLAIAVQRLAHELYLLNVPLLPRVMTEYAHSRTGVDIHPGATIGDSFFIDHGTGVVIGETCAIGTGVKVYQGVTLGALAPAFGQMIRGTKRHPTIEDNVVVYAGATILGGDTVIGQGCTIGGNVFITESVPPRTTVTAEPPSLRYRERGKKRRKDEAETLVVMDYQI
- the glmM gene encoding phosphoglucosamine mutase; amino-acid sequence: MSDVQDALMIGVSGMRGTIGGTLDPATVSRMAAAFAVWMKKQVDGVPVCVLGRDSRPSGQFVRDIAAGTLSASGVQVIDLGIVTTPGVALMVKRLRAEENIAGGMIVTASHNPIQWNGLKTLTKDAVALPPAAAAELRELYDANASDFVRVEHVTAPKSDTTTHAAHVKAVTDYIDMLGVQSKRIKVVVDSVNGAGCVTVATMLGKMGCEVVHLNSTPDGQFPHEPEPTEANLTDLCTAVKKHRAAVGFAQDPDADRLAIVDENGTYIGEEYSLVLAAMHVMRKKPGSVAVTNMSTSRMIDDVAAKFDGKVIRTPVGEANVIDAMLANDARIGGEGNGGVIDPRIVPGRDSLVGIAYTLQLMADTGKTLSQLVADIPSYAIVKDKLPLAQKSDAEPLIDKLAAHFDNENINTEDGLRVDWPDGWVSVRPSNTEPILRIIAEAPTEEAAIARIAECRKVAGL
- a CDS encoding CIA30 family protein yields the protein MPLNFHELGRSSLLAAAFAAGSALAADAVDAEDQTQHRDGESLASADRTRLVDFTDAQANRQWRMVNDNVMGGRSLGDVEFIDGVMRFHGSINTNGGGFSSVRLRIEPGTLAGAEAIVMRVKSDGRQPYRLMVMDDQRWRGRLVSHRGELPIDPERIGQWQTVTIDVDDLAPSWRGNSVNADELDPARAFEIGLNLNDTEDGPFELKVDWIDVVRGD
- a CDS encoding thermonuclease family protein gives rise to the protein MKRIARRHRRLRLMKLCVVALLVGGLVLSFWLGRGGTVYDDVARFDGHWFPVDRVVDGDTLRVLDGGESVSVRLLGIDTPEPGAPGGDQATDAVKRVLGDRVLLDVHGPRTRDKYGRLLAYVYLSESEMLNRLLINEGLAYAYRPKAHAFSRDFGTAEARARKKQLGLWATITDEQQPVWRQKWLSKEEERRKAALMPWQR
- a CDS encoding transposase encodes the protein MPRAPRVADGNVIYHVLNRRVGREPLFLREGDWLAFLALLGESIEREAKQGRPRPEIFACCLMPNHWHLLVRPGADGQLSSWMGWLALTHTHRYRAAQRTTGEGPIYQGRFKSFPVQDPGEASGGERGFWTVARYVEANAVRAGLVTDAADWPWGSFALRRRRVAWLADWPVPAPTDWRRQVNRSMSEETAAAVQTSIKRGRPFGEDDWVRGAADRLGLASTLIRRGRPKKPVEKGP
- a CDS encoding HU family DNA-binding protein: MGSVRDDGTTTITKKELIDRIADATQQKRTCVKQVVQLFLDEVIEELAEGNRLEFRDFGVFECKMRAARRAKNPKTNEPVAVPEKRTVKFKVGRLMKQKIEAHDTPPSATSLNAANGRH
- the purB gene encoding adenylosuccinate lyase, with the protein product MPDAHQDSHDTFVSPLAARNAGPEMLKLLSARHRIGLWRRLWIALAKHERELGIERISADAITQMEAAKDDIDFDRAAEFEKKLRHDVMAHVHTFEEAAPAAKGIIHLGATSQYVVDNAELIILRGALRHVAQQLASVVAALGDFALEWKDLPTLGYTHYQPAQLTTVGKRATLWAQDFADDLAEIEHRIDALQFRGVKGTTGTQASFLSLFNGDGDKVDELDRRVTAEFGFEKSFVVTGQTYPRKVDHRIAADLGGIAASVHKFANDIRLLANLKQVEEPFETSQIGSSAMAYKRNPMRCERATGLARFVISLMDSPFQTAAEQWMERTLDDSSNKRLALPEMLLAIDGCLRIVLNVARGMAVYPATVTRYVHDELPFMATEDILMAAVQQGGDRQELHEKIRQHSMAAAEQVKQHGKPNDLLDRLCGDAAFAGVDLANVMDPSKYIGRAPLQTQRFVEQVVQPIRDRYEIKHDADLNV